A region of Coccinella septempunctata chromosome 5, icCocSept1.1, whole genome shotgun sequence DNA encodes the following proteins:
- the LOC123313993 gene encoding uncharacterized protein LOC123313993: MAPKVDTEDRQILRPQRTMTICQIFFFKSEIGFEFWNRDVAPESKAKTQSRSSDRITVSSTNVLKRKFDSLIDRSISDLKVKDSWFANLTDHVFPRDIKHLLSLGPKFAHSVPSNMLSIKSLLADSEYLVRLAPQESQDLLRAKSTNAITHFVHQAWKQNNPQYGLFCKTKRFLKDNDDIVITMADKGNVTVAITKQQYEEKLLNIVEDTNVYKKLNSDPTSRYQTRNNSLVKDLKDQAYISATTARQLNNYKGISPTIYGLPKIHKEGTPLRPIVSTIKSPTSELSKFVADILKSAFKDDFHTWAVKDSFDFAEKVNNLQIPPDHEILSLDVISLSTNISWELTEKIIVDNWSRIEAVTNIPRPKFVNLLKFLFDSNYFKYKGEFYSQIFGCPMGSILSPTLAALVMTVLIGYCLGKLSFIPAFLFQYVDDIILAIPSNMKEELLRIFNSFNPHIQFTIEEEKDRFVPFLDTKVIRSEGNTVKLDWYRKPTSSGRYVHFNSSHDWQMKINVVNNLKNRIIGLTHMDFKQSALNRLYDILKDNGYPHGLLKKLIFSTSNRRISPDPPEHPPTTLPQQRQDAPHESSHQRENCQI, encoded by the exons ATGGCGCCAAAAGTTGACACAGAGGACAGACAAATCCTCAGACCACAGAGGACTATGACAATCTGTCAAATCTTTTtctttaaaagtgaaataggTTTTGAGTTTTGGAATAGAGATGTCGCCCCGGAGTCCAAAGCGAAA ACTCAGTCTAGGTCCTCGGATAGGATCACTGTCTCTTCCACCAACGTTCTCAAACGCAAGTTTGATTCCTTGATCGATAGATCCATCTCGGATCTGAAAGTTAAAGATTCGTGGTTTGCCAATTTAACAGATCATGTTTTCCCACGGGACATTAAACATTTACTTAGTCTTGGTCCCAAATTTGCCCATTCTGTCCCCTCTAATATGTTGTCAATTAAATCTTTATTGGCTGACTCCGAGTATCTTGTGAGGTTGGCTCCACAGGAATCGCAGGACTTACTCCGGGCTAAATCTACCAATGCCATCACCCATTTCGTCCACCAGGCTTGGAAGCAGAATAACCCACAATACGGACTCTTTTGCAAGACGAAAAGGTTCCTGAAGGACAATGATGACATCGTCATAACGATGGCAGATAAGGGCAATGTCACGGTAGCCATCACAAAGCAACAATATGAAGAGAAGCTCTTGAATATCGTCGAGGACACCAACGTTTATAAGAAATTAAACTCAGACCCCACATCGAGGTATCAGACAAGGAACAACAGCCTTGTCAAGGATCTCAAAGACCAAGCATACATCAGTGCCACCACGGCGAGACAATTGAATAACTACAAAGGCATTTCCCCCACTATCTACGGTCTACCAAAGATCCATAAAGAGGGAACTCCTCTCAGACCTATCGTCTCCACCATTAAATCCCCAACAAGTGAACTTAGCAAGTTTGTCGCCGACATCCTCAAGTCAGCTTTCAAGGACGACTTCCACACTTGGGCAGTCAAGGATTCTTTCGATTTTGCGGAGAAGGTCAACAATTTGCAGATTCCTCCAGACCATGAGATCCTTTCGTTGGATGTGATCAGTCTTTCCACCAATATTTCCTGGGAGTTAACGGAGAAGATAATAGTAGACAATTGGAGCAGGATTGAGGCCGTCACGAACATTCCTAGGCCTAAATTTGTTAACCTATTGAAGTTCCTGTTCGATTCCAACTATTTCAAATATAAAGGCGAATTTTACTCTCAAATCTTTGGGTGCCCAATGGGCAGCATCCTCAGCCCAACTTTGGCAGCTCTGGTGATGACGGTGTTGATCGGTTACTGCCTTGGCAAACTATCTTTCATTCCAGCATTCTTGTTCCAGTATGTTGATGACATTATATTGGCCATTCCTTCAAATATGAAAGAAGAACTCCTAAGGATCTTCAACTCCTTCAACCCACATATACAGTTTACCATAGAAGAAGAGAAAGACAGATTTGTCCCATTCCTGGATACCAAAGTGATACGTTCTGAGGGCAACACAGTAAAGCTGGATTGGTACAGAAAGCCGACCAGCTCAGGAAGATATGTCCACTTCAATTCAAGCCATGATTGGCAAATGAAAATCAACGTTGTTAACAACCTAAAGAACAGAATAATAGGCCTTACTCACATGGATTTCAAACAGAGTGCTCTGAACAGATTATATGACATCCTAAAAGATAATGGATATCCCCACGGCCTGCTTAAGAAGTTGATATTCTCGACATCCAATCGACGGATCTCACCTGATCCTCCTGAACATCCTCCTACTACACTGCCTCAACAAAGACAGGACGCTCCCCACGAGAGCTCACAT CAACGTGAAAATTGCCAGATATAA
- the LOC123313994 gene encoding uncharacterized protein LOC123313994, whose translation MGFYDEMKNTYGEVTVRDLKSWANLNTRLAKARCRRNFLLRCRSTGVIPRHIKQNIKCINNLIGDNAGDNRRALALSNKVSSTLLNLEISVTIRKINSLHAGIKHIRERLILVLPIHIISIFEQTQSRSSDRITVSSTNVLKRKFDSLIDRSISDLKVKDSWFANLTDHVFPRDIKHLLSLGPKFAHSVPSNMLSIKSLLADSEYLVRLAPQESQDLLRAKSTNAITNFVHQAWKKNNPQYGLFCKTKRFLKNNDDIVITMADKGNVTVAITKQQYEEKLLNIVEDTNVYKKLNSDPTSRYQTRNNSLVKDLKDQAYISATTARQLNNYKGISPTIYGLPKIHKEGTPLRPIVSTIKSPTSELSKFVADILKSAFKDDFHTWAVKDSFDFAEKVNNLQIPPDHEILSLDVISLFTNISWELTEKIIVDNWSRIEAVTNIPRPKFVNLLKFLFDSNYFKYKGEFYSQIFGCPMGSILSPTLAALVMTVLIGYCLGKLSFIPAFLFQYVDDIILAIPSNMKEELLRIFNSFNPHIQFTIEEEKDRFVPFLDTKVIRSEDNTVKLDWYRKPTSSGRYVHFNSSHDWQMKINVVNNLKNRIIGLTHMDFKQSALNRLYDILKDNGYPHGLLKKLIFSTSNRRISPDPPEHPPTTLPQQRQDAPHESSHQRENCQI comes from the exons ATGGGTTTCTACGATGAGATGAAGAACACCTATGGAGAGGTAACAGTTAGAGACCTCAAATCTTGGGCGAACCTGAACACCAGATTGGCAAAAGCAAGATGCAGAAGGAACTTCCTACTCAGATGCCGATCAACTGGCGTCATTCCAAGACACATCAAGCAGAACATTAAATGTATTAACAATTTGATAGGCGACAACGCAGGGGACAACAGAAGAGCTCTCGCACTGAGCAATAAGGTATCTTCTACTCTGCTCAATCTTGAAATATCGGTCACTATCAGAAAGATCAACTCGCTGCATGCAGGCATTAAGCATATCCGTGAAAGATTGATCCTTGTTCTTCCTATACATATTATATCCATTTTTGAACAGACTCAGTCTAGGTCCTCGGATAGGATCACTGTCTCTTCCACCAACGTTCTCAAACGCAAGTTTGATTCCTTGATCGATAGATCCATCTCAGATCTGAAAGTTAAAGATTCGTGGTTTGCCAATTTAACAGATCATGTTTTCCCACGGGACATTAAACATTTACTTAGTCTTGGTCCCAAATTTGCCCATTCTGTCCCCTCTAATATGTTGTCAATTAAATCTTTATTGGCTGACTCCGAGTATCTTGTGAGGTTGGCTCCACAGGAATCGCAGGACTTACTCCGGGCTAAATCTACCAATGCCATCACCAATTTCGTCCACCAGGCTTGGAAGAAGAATAACCCACAATACGGACTCTTTTGCAAGACGAAAAGGTTCCTGAAGAACAATGATGACATCGTCATAACGATGGCAGATAAGGGCAATGTCACGGTAGCCATCACAAAGCAACAATATGAAGAGAAGCTCTTGAATATCGTCGAGGACACCAACGTTTATAAGAAATTAAACTCAGACCCCACATCGAGGTATCAGACAAGGAACAACAGCCTTGTCAAGGATCTCAAAGACCAAGCATACATCAGTGCCACCACGGCGAGACAATTGAATAACTACAAAGGCATTTCCCCCACTATCTACGGTCTACCAAAGATCCATAAAGAGGGAACTCCTCTCAGACCTATCGTCTCCACCATTAAATCCCCAACAAGTGAACTTAGCAAGTTTGTCGCCGACATCCTCAAGTCAGCTTTCAAGGACGACTTCCACACTTGGGCAGTCAAGGATTCTTTCGATTTTGCGGAGAAGGTCAACAATTTGCAGATTCCTCCAGACCATGAGATCCTTTCGTTGGATGTGATCAGTCTTTTCACCAATATTTCCTGGGAGTTAACGGAGAAGATAATAGTAGACAATTGGAGCAGGATTGAGGCCGTCACGAACATTCCTAGGCCTAAATTTGTTAACCTATTGAAGTTCCTGTTCGATTCCAACTATTTCAAATATAAAGGCGAATTTTACTCTCAAATCTTTGGGTGCCCAATGGGCAGCATCCTCAGCCCAACTTTGGCAGCTCTGGTGATGACGGTGTTGATCGGTTACTGCCTTGGCAAACTATCTTTCATTCCAGCATTCTTGTTCCAGTATGTTGATGACATTATATTGGCCATTCCTTCAAATATGAAAGAAGAACTCCTAAGGATCTTCAACTCCTTCAACCCACATATACAGTTTACCATAGAAGAAGAGAAAGACAGATTTGTCCCATTCCTGGATACCAAAGTGATACGTTCTGAGGACAACACAGTAAAGCTGGATTGGTACAGAAAGCCGACCAGCTCAGGAAGATATGTCCACTTCAATTCAAGCCATGATTGGCAAATGAAAATCAACGTTGTTAACAACCTAAAGAACAGAATAATAGGCCTTACTCACATGGATTTCAAACAGAGTGCTCTGAACAGATTATATGACATCCTAAAAGATAATGGATATCCCCACGGCCTGCTTAAGAAGTTGATATTCTCGACATCCAATCGACGGATCTCACCTGATCCTCCTGAACATCCTCCTACTACACTGCCTCAACAAAGACAGGACGCTCCCCACGAGAGCTCACAT CAACGTGAAAATTGCCAGATATAA